The sequence below is a genomic window from Eleginops maclovinus isolate JMC-PN-2008 ecotype Puerto Natales chromosome 20, JC_Emac_rtc_rv5, whole genome shotgun sequence.
tttattccacacacaaaatattatttttttttgtttcggAGCTCTACCTGCTGGTTTTAATTGGGCAGGACACGGTGGTAAAAAGTTTTTgtcacagattttttttcaatcaatcagtcaatctCATGAAAGTTGTGTCCCAGGCCACTGTCAATCAAACTTGATCAAACCCAAGCATTGAAGGCCTTATGGAGAAATATACCTGAAGTATTAGGTTGGGTTTGCTGATgtatttgtctgtttgtcagcaAGATTAGGGGaaaactactgatacacacattattttttcacttaAGGAAACAACCTTGACGTAGTGCCCTTCTTACAGGTTTCATCTTTCTGgtcatgattattatttttagtataAACTGTACATTTTCCCCACTTTGTTTACATGAAGCTCTGCAGACAATTATTGTATGTATCAAAATTAAATTGAATGACGATATATCCACatgtgaaaatatgtgtttaccAGGAAAGAGCTGTTATTGAATTGTTCTGATAAGAAAGGTGAGAAGCTTAAACTCTTCTTAAAAAAGAAGATATGGCCTCTTTGAGTCCAAAGGGATCAGGCGTGTCATGACTGCACCTCCTCTATGAATAGTCGACTGTATATCAAAGTTAGTTCTGCTGAAGGCTCCGATATctgctttcatttcattgtCTGTGAAATGATATGGTAAAGTTCCTATTGAAAATGGATAGTCTATGTCAAGACTTAATACCTGTACATCGTGTCCTTTACTATATATCACTTTTGATGTATTCCTTTGTGCTGCTGTTCCTAGAAGACCAATTTTAGTAAACACTACAGACAGCAGTGGGTGGTGAGCCCAATGAGGATTAGTTTCCAACCTAAAGACAGTCCCAGGGGACTTCGtttagcaaagaaaaacagattttacCTCTTTACTTTAGACCTATAATTGGATAACGAAACACAAAATGATCAACATATGAATCatccaataaatacaaatatagttTTCCAAATggaattttacatttaaaaaaacaaacaaacatctgaaTATGACGCTTTACAAAGTGATCTGGATAATTTACTGAGTAAAAATGAAAGCATCATCAAATCCAGAACGTGGAGATTGGATTTGGCTCAACGAGAAATGTGGTGAAGAATGGGGAAAACAGTGCAGGCCTTTTCCCCATTTATTAAACTGGAAATTTGCCATGGGGCCAAAAGTCGCATCTCTGGCCTATGAAAACACTGCCATCATCTGGTGAGCTTTGACTCGGTGGGCTTGCTTGAATCCCCCCTGACAAAATTACTCGACAATTTTGTAAAATTGTAATACCGGTTGGGAAATTTTCACATCTCAATATCGTCGAGTGGTGGCGCGTAAACGACGTGAACCAAAGATCAGTATTGGTTCATATTTATGTGCCATCTCTGTATTAAGTCGCCATTTGTTTGATGCATCAAGATCCGGAGAGTGGAGCATTGGTTCACCACGACTCCAACTGGAAGCATCTCTGGGCTGCACCAGAAAACCCCCGTACAGCTCCCTCGCCAGGTCTCCCAGGGATCCGTGTTTTGCATCGCTCCTCTATTTGCATTTCTTCCTCAGATTTTCCGTGCGACGGGTTCAGCCGCTCGAAACCAGCGGGCGCTCCACGGCTCTGTTGTACGTGCGCCTCCATTTCCAAAGCAATACGCGCAGAGATAAAACACCTCTGGAAATACTGTATAATGTTGCGGAAGCTCCACGAGCGGGGAAATTGAGGACATTTTTGATTTGACTGTTATTTCTGTTGCGTACCTACGGAGACAGACACGTGTCTTCGGGGTAAACAGAAAGGGCTAGATCGTGTCAGCAGATAGCTTTGTGTTTTTCCCTCACCGCTTTTGTTTGTTATAGACGACCGAGTTGAAGCTTGGCGACGAGCTTTACATTACAGTCTGTGCGCCTTGTTGATTAAGACGCATTTGGAGATGTCGGAAGTGCTGCCTTTCAACGAAGAAAAAATGAGTCATTATGGAAATGAGGGCGACGAGGGACACCTTTCCTTCACCTGTCGTCTTCAAGACACCAACAACTTCTTCAATGGATCTCAGAACAAACGTCCGCCGAAACTCGGACAAATTGGAAGGAGCAAACGGGGTAATTATATAATTAAGGCGTTTTCGTTTGTATGGTGTTGTGTTGAATGCGCACATAGGTTACTAGTGGACCATAATTAAGCATGGCTCCATGTGATGGCATAAAGACAACAACTTTGCCTTGACTTTGTTCTCCAATAGAGCCTAATATCAAAGACATTACCTTTGTTTGCATGCGTGTGGGATGTATGTGCTTTTAAATATTCTATTCGCATTGCAACACAAGTTGGATGCGCATTCCGTGCTGTTAAATGCCTTGTGAATGCTGTTTAACAGAGTTGTGCTAAATGTCCCCTCCCCACTGAATGGTTGAAATGATTGAGATTCATATGGGttgtaatttgtgttttttgggtttGCATGAGGCTTTctggctgtttgtgttttggcttTTGTGTCTCCTGCATCTCTGATGAACCCCACGAGATGGTCCTCTAACATTGAGGCTCACTTGTGGTGGCACATGCATGCAGAGGCAGTTGCACGTACAGTAGTGCACAGACATGGATTAACATGGAAGTCATGTAAGAGGTGCTTGTGTAGGATCACAGCAAGAACACAAGCAGAAATTCAGACATGCATGACCACAAATGTGCATCAGACCCACactatgtttctttttttttaatctttcttaTTTTGCAtactctctcatacacacacacacacacacacacacacacacacacacacacacacacacaccactcctgCTCATACAGCGCAGTGCTAATGGTTCTAGGCTTTAACGCCCTCCATGTCAGTCGGTGGTGATTTTTTTCGAGACGCCACACCAAGATGAGCCTCCCTCATTAACTCTCTCCCCTGTCATCCACAGTTGTGATCGATGATGAGAATGGCGGCGACGAAGCACGAAAAAATGGAACAGAGAAGACCCCGGCAGAGGCTTAGAGAGCTCGGCTCAACACCCCCCAAATG
It includes:
- the camk2n1 gene encoding calcium/calmodulin-dependent protein kinase II inhibitor 2-like, coding for MSEVLPFNEEKMSHYGNEGDEGHLSFTCRLQDTNNFFNGSQNKRPPKLGQIGRSKRVVIDDENGGDEARKNGTEKTPAEA